The following are encoded together in the Tepidiforma bonchosmolovskayae genome:
- a CDS encoding M3 family metallopeptidase — MGSDLDLVDWERLTPEELGAACQQAIDACEAGVGDIVRLGPGERTYANTMLALEDAVEPVSLASGAYAFLAYVSADDGLRAAARGWDERLDRYLVGLAFREDLYEAVRQFAESDGAKSLTGEDARYLAFELRDYRRNGFGLPKEQRERVRALMDELAVLGIQFRNNIDDYDDGIEVTREQLAGMPEAWIERLRTVERDGVVYYRVSLDYPEIQPFMANCPDSELRRQLFEKDQRKGGRQNVELLERALRLRQEAAELLGYASWADYRTETRMAGTRQAVEEFLADLRAKVAVKAERDLAEMRAFAKERTGSDRVEIWDWRYWHNEQLKARYAVDDFEVAQYFPLDAVIDGLFGVYQQVLGVRFAENTTAPRWHPDVRAFDISDAEGGPPFARFYMDLFPRPNKYGHAAAFTLRRGRRLRDGSYQKPVSAIVANFTKPSATQPSLLRHSEVVTFFHEFGHIMHQTLTRAERARFSGTQTERDFVEAPSQMLEHWCWEPEVLASFSRHWQTGEPLPRHLVDAMVAAKNLNSGIMTLRQIFFATLDLRYHSPGFDGDSTKLVEELHPITGFPYTPGTHFQSGFGHLFGYDAGYYGYLWSHVFGDDMYTLFEAAGPLSAEVGRRYRRTILERGGSVDGQELVREFLGREPSNEAFLRGLGLT, encoded by the coding sequence ATGGGAAGCGACCTCGACCTCGTGGACTGGGAGCGGCTGACACCGGAGGAGCTGGGAGCAGCCTGCCAGCAGGCGATTGACGCCTGCGAAGCGGGGGTCGGCGACATCGTCCGACTCGGGCCGGGCGAGCGCACCTATGCCAACACGATGCTGGCGCTCGAAGACGCCGTCGAACCGGTCTCGCTGGCGTCCGGTGCGTATGCATTCCTCGCGTACGTTTCGGCCGACGACGGCCTGCGGGCGGCGGCGCGCGGGTGGGACGAACGGCTCGACCGGTACCTCGTCGGGCTCGCCTTCCGGGAAGACCTTTACGAGGCGGTCCGCCAGTTCGCGGAGAGCGACGGGGCGAAATCGCTGACGGGCGAGGACGCACGGTACCTCGCGTTCGAGCTGCGCGACTACCGGCGGAACGGCTTCGGGCTGCCGAAGGAGCAGCGGGAGCGGGTCCGGGCGCTGATGGACGAGCTGGCGGTCCTCGGCATCCAGTTCCGGAACAACATCGACGATTACGACGACGGCATCGAAGTGACGCGGGAGCAGCTCGCGGGCATGCCGGAGGCGTGGATCGAAAGGCTCCGGACGGTGGAGCGGGACGGGGTTGTGTACTACCGGGTTTCGCTGGACTACCCGGAGATTCAGCCGTTCATGGCGAACTGCCCGGACAGCGAGCTGCGGAGGCAGCTCTTCGAGAAGGACCAGCGGAAGGGCGGGCGCCAAAACGTCGAGCTGCTGGAGCGGGCGCTCCGCCTGCGCCAGGAGGCGGCGGAGCTGCTGGGCTATGCCTCATGGGCCGACTACCGGACGGAGACGCGGATGGCCGGCACCCGGCAGGCGGTGGAGGAGTTTCTCGCGGACCTGCGCGCGAAGGTGGCGGTAAAGGCGGAGCGCGACCTCGCGGAGATGCGGGCGTTCGCGAAGGAGCGGACGGGCTCGGACCGGGTCGAGATTTGGGACTGGCGGTACTGGCACAACGAACAGCTGAAGGCCCGGTACGCGGTCGACGACTTCGAGGTCGCGCAGTACTTCCCGCTTGATGCCGTGATCGACGGGCTGTTCGGGGTGTACCAGCAGGTACTCGGCGTGCGGTTTGCGGAGAACACAACGGCGCCGCGCTGGCACCCGGACGTGCGGGCGTTCGACATCAGCGACGCGGAGGGCGGGCCGCCGTTTGCGCGGTTCTACATGGACCTGTTCCCGCGGCCGAACAAGTACGGGCATGCGGCGGCATTTACCCTGCGGCGGGGCCGGCGACTGCGGGACGGGAGCTACCAGAAGCCGGTCAGCGCGATTGTGGCGAACTTCACGAAGCCATCGGCGACGCAGCCGTCCCTGTTGCGGCACAGCGAGGTGGTCACGTTCTTCCACGAGTTCGGGCACATCATGCACCAGACGCTCACGCGGGCCGAGCGGGCGCGGTTCAGCGGGACGCAGACGGAGCGGGATTTCGTCGAGGCCCCGAGCCAGATGCTGGAGCACTGGTGCTGGGAGCCGGAGGTGCTGGCCTCGTTTTCGCGGCACTGGCAGACGGGCGAGCCTCTCCCACGGCACCTGGTCGACGCCATGGTGGCCGCGAAGAACCTGAACAGCGGGATTATGACGCTCCGGCAGATCTTTTTCGCCACGCTCGACCTGCGGTACCACTCGCCGGGGTTCGATGGCGACTCGACGAAGCTGGTGGAGGAGCTGCACCCGATTACGGGATTCCCGTACACGCCGGGGACGCACTTCCAGTCGGGGTTCGGGCACCTGTTCGGCTACGACGCGGGGTACTACGGCTACCTCTGGTCGCATGTGTTCGGCGACGACATGTACACGCTGTTCGAGGCGGCAGGCCCGTTGAGCGCCGAGGTCGGAAGGCGGTACCGGAGGACGATCCTCGAACGCGGCGGCTCGGTGGACGGGCAGGAGCTCGTACGGGAGTTCCTCGGGCGTGAGCCGAGCAACGAGGCGTTCCTGCGGGGACTCGGACTCACGTGA
- a CDS encoding ferric reductase-like transmembrane domain-containing protein, translating to MTSWKLGAYAVAALLAAVALTRYGPAASSAQTWHLLRAAGIVTYVLFWLSALSGMAFYLRLGAPGLRQSGLFELHRVTGVLAAAFLAGHLAAVLVDPWIRFGPLDIVTGLTAPYRPLALFAGALAAWALGIVTLTTAFAGRFLYATWLNLHRLAFPGYLLALLHAMAAGSDTGRPLFLAWYGLSAGCIAGMLMLRLPGRIRPEGAAAVAGR from the coding sequence ATGACCTCCTGGAAGCTCGGCGCGTACGCCGTCGCCGCACTGCTCGCAGCGGTTGCGCTCACCCGCTATGGCCCGGCTGCGTCCTCGGCGCAAACCTGGCACCTGCTCCGCGCCGCCGGGATAGTCACCTACGTGCTCTTCTGGCTTTCCGCTCTCTCCGGGATGGCCTTCTACCTGCGCCTCGGCGCCCCCGGGCTCAGGCAGTCCGGGCTTTTTGAGCTGCACCGCGTCACCGGCGTCCTGGCCGCAGCTTTCCTCGCCGGGCACCTTGCCGCCGTCCTCGTCGACCCCTGGATACGCTTCGGCCCGCTCGATATCGTCACCGGCCTCACCGCACCCTACCGGCCGCTCGCGCTCTTCGCCGGTGCCCTCGCTGCCTGGGCCCTGGGCATCGTCACGCTCACGACCGCGTTTGCCGGGCGCTTCCTCTACGCCACCTGGCTCAATCTTCACCGCCTGGCATTCCCGGGGTACCTCCTCGCTCTCCTCCACGCGATGGCCGCCGGCAGCGATACCGGCCGACCGCTCTTCCTCGCCTGGTACGGACTGAGCGCGGGTTGCATCGCCGGGATGCTCATGCTTCGGCTGCCGGGCCGCATCCGGCCTGAGGGCGCCGCCGCTGTTGCCGGCCGCTGA
- a CDS encoding DUF1800 domain-containing protein yields MVDEGERAVLDPTERHSRRKLRRRAFLAAAGGVAAGGLTIGTATLMSGGTGKRREPGGSPPEGEATAAEAGTGPIADPLRRAAHLLRRAGFGGTPGEIAEFASLTPEEAADRLVDFEETDNAALEQRITRANFNLTRLRGGDGRPGMASDMRAWWLTRMAYTSRPLEERMTLIWHGLLTSELGKLGIPRTKFMLIQNELFRRMALPRYDDLLKAISRDPAMMVYLDTIQSSAAHPNENYARELMELFSMGVGNYTEQDVREAARAFTGWRLTAPPRVQLPEGASEAERRAAQDAAAEAYEPEFVIQPRLQDRGMKTFLGKTGPFGGDEIIDIIMSHDAPSRFIPVRLFREFAHANPGPETVTWLAEVWNGSGHDIREVVRAILKSAEFNSEAAYRAKIKSPVEFVVGAVRGLELETDFRATLRFWGPMGQTLFQPPNVAGWPGGPAWLASATFFARLNFLDAFLFPRGRPLRIEALLAREDASGMVDEALRRLVDGVMSDGARGALVAHAESIRDPVERVATVAYLVLASPEYQLA; encoded by the coding sequence GTGGTCGACGAGGGCGAACGGGCAGTGCTGGACCCGACGGAGCGTCACAGCCGGCGGAAGCTTCGCCGGCGGGCATTCCTCGCAGCTGCCGGGGGCGTTGCTGCCGGGGGGCTGACCATCGGCACTGCGACGCTGATGAGCGGCGGAACCGGGAAGCGCAGGGAGCCGGGGGGCAGCCCACCGGAGGGCGAGGCCACGGCGGCGGAGGCCGGCACAGGACCGATCGCCGACCCGTTACGGCGGGCCGCGCATCTGCTGCGCCGCGCCGGCTTCGGCGGGACGCCGGGCGAAATCGCGGAGTTTGCATCGCTGACGCCGGAGGAAGCTGCCGATCGCCTCGTCGACTTCGAAGAAACGGACAACGCTGCACTCGAGCAGCGGATCACGCGGGCGAACTTCAACCTGACCCGGCTGCGGGGCGGAGACGGCCGGCCAGGAATGGCCTCGGATATGCGGGCCTGGTGGCTCACCCGGATGGCCTACACCTCGAGGCCGCTCGAGGAGCGGATGACCCTCATTTGGCACGGGCTGCTGACATCAGAGCTCGGGAAGCTCGGCATCCCCCGGACCAAATTCATGCTTATCCAGAATGAGCTGTTCCGGCGCATGGCGCTGCCGCGGTATGACGACCTGCTCAAGGCCATCAGCCGCGACCCGGCCATGATGGTCTATCTCGACACCATTCAGTCCTCTGCGGCCCACCCGAATGAGAACTACGCCCGGGAGCTGATGGAGCTGTTCTCGATGGGAGTGGGCAACTACACCGAGCAGGATGTGCGGGAGGCGGCGCGGGCCTTCACCGGATGGCGGCTGACGGCGCCGCCGCGGGTGCAGCTCCCGGAGGGTGCGAGCGAGGCGGAACGCCGGGCGGCGCAGGACGCGGCGGCGGAGGCGTATGAGCCGGAGTTTGTCATCCAGCCCCGCCTCCAGGACCGCGGGATGAAGACATTCCTGGGGAAGACCGGGCCGTTCGGGGGCGATGAGATTATCGACATCATCATGTCGCATGATGCGCCGTCGCGGTTCATCCCGGTCCGGCTCTTCCGGGAGTTCGCGCACGCCAACCCGGGGCCCGAAACCGTGACGTGGCTGGCTGAGGTTTGGAACGGGAGCGGCCACGACATCCGCGAAGTCGTTCGGGCCATCCTGAAGAGTGCAGAGTTCAATTCGGAGGCTGCCTACCGGGCGAAGATCAAGAGCCCGGTCGAGTTCGTGGTCGGCGCGGTGCGAGGACTGGAGCTGGAGACGGATTTCCGGGCGACGCTCCGATTCTGGGGACCGATGGGGCAGACCCTGTTCCAGCCGCCCAATGTGGCCGGCTGGCCCGGGGGGCCGGCCTGGCTGGCCTCGGCAACGTTCTTCGCGCGGCTCAATTTCCTCGATGCGTTCCTCTTCCCGCGAGGACGCCCGCTTCGTATCGAGGCGCTGCTTGCGCGGGAGGATGCGTCGGGCATGGTCGACGAGGCGCTCAGGCGGCTGGTCGACGGTGTGATGAGCGATGGCGCGCGGGGGGCCCTGGTTGCGCATGCGGAGAGCATCCGGGACCCGGTGGAGCGCGTCGCGACAGTGGCCTACCTGGTGCTGGCCAGCCCCGAGTATCAGCTGGCCTAG
- a CDS encoding DUF1501 domain-containing protein, whose product MLSRRDFIKGGVALVSIGTTAQSLLKGAVAFAAQHEDATNPAAAGRILILVQLAGGNDGLNTVVPAGSGAYRSARKTLAIPEEAVLPLAEGYGLHPNLAGLKRAWDEGKLAVVRGVGYPNQDYSHFKSMAIWQAGDPELKLDHGWLGRTLEKLESEQHDPFLGFNIGSSTPAELETPAVSIPSVQDPADYGFKVRGKPADASEPRTRTLLKLYEQYPAQSPYGVLLETTVEAAVASSAALAEAARRYRPAVAYPETSFGGGLSLLAEAIVGGLGVRVGHITLGGFDTHANQAADHGELMQVLDEGLTAFQADLEAHGRADDVLVLTWSEFGRRVAENANGGTDHGASSVMFALGSRVRGGLFGDPPSLERLVDNGNLGYTTDFRRVYATVIEGWLGVPHEELLGARWEQLGFVAG is encoded by the coding sequence ATGCTCAGTCGAAGGGATTTCATCAAGGGCGGGGTCGCGCTGGTCAGCATCGGGACGACGGCGCAGTCGCTGCTCAAGGGCGCGGTGGCGTTTGCGGCGCAGCACGAAGACGCCACGAACCCGGCAGCGGCGGGGCGCATTTTGATTCTTGTGCAGCTTGCAGGAGGCAACGACGGCCTCAACACCGTCGTCCCGGCGGGCTCCGGCGCGTACCGCTCGGCGCGAAAGACCCTCGCGATTCCCGAGGAAGCGGTGCTGCCGCTGGCGGAGGGCTACGGGCTCCACCCGAACCTTGCGGGGCTGAAGCGGGCCTGGGATGAGGGCAAGCTGGCGGTCGTGCGCGGGGTGGGTTACCCGAACCAGGATTACAGCCACTTCAAGTCGATGGCGATCTGGCAGGCGGGCGACCCGGAACTGAAGCTGGACCATGGGTGGCTCGGGCGAACCCTGGAGAAGCTCGAGAGCGAGCAACACGACCCGTTCCTCGGCTTCAACATCGGCAGTTCGACACCGGCCGAGCTGGAAACGCCGGCGGTGAGCATCCCCTCTGTCCAGGACCCTGCCGACTACGGATTCAAGGTGCGGGGCAAGCCGGCAGACGCTTCGGAGCCGAGGACGCGGACGTTGCTCAAGCTGTACGAGCAGTACCCGGCACAGTCCCCGTACGGCGTGCTGCTGGAGACCACCGTAGAGGCGGCGGTGGCGAGCAGTGCAGCGCTGGCGGAGGCGGCGCGCCGTTACCGGCCGGCTGTCGCTTACCCTGAAACCTCGTTCGGCGGGGGGCTGTCGTTGCTCGCAGAGGCGATTGTCGGGGGGCTGGGGGTCCGGGTCGGGCACATCACCCTCGGCGGGTTCGACACGCACGCGAACCAGGCTGCGGACCACGGGGAGCTGATGCAGGTGCTTGATGAAGGGCTGACGGCGTTCCAGGCGGACCTGGAAGCGCACGGCCGGGCGGATGACGTGCTGGTTCTCACGTGGAGCGAGTTCGGGCGGAGGGTGGCCGAGAACGCGAACGGGGGAACCGACCACGGCGCCAGCAGCGTGATGTTTGCGCTGGGGAGCCGCGTGCGCGGGGGGCTCTTTGGTGACCCGCCGAGCCTCGAGCGACTGGTCGACAACGGGAACCTCGGCTACACGACCGACTTCCGGCGGGTATATGCGACGGTCATCGAAGGCTGGCTCGGGGTGCCGCACGAGGAGCTGCTCGGCGCGCGCTGGGAGCAGCTGGGGTTCGTCGCGGGATAG
- a CDS encoding adenine phosphoribosyltransferase codes for MRPVELQRYIRTIPDFPRPGILFRDITPLLGNAAAFRAAIDAMAAAAEAVRPGAIVGIESRGFLFGAPLADRLGLPFVPIRKEGKLPAARLTVEYALEYGESRLDIHQDALEPGTAAYIVDDVLATGGTALAAAKLVELLGANVAGAGFLIELAGLGGRERLAGYRVDTLMTFEEA; via the coding sequence ATGCGGCCCGTGGAGCTGCAGCGCTACATCCGCACCATCCCGGACTTTCCGCGGCCGGGGATCCTGTTCCGCGACATCACGCCCCTGCTGGGGAACGCCGCAGCGTTCCGCGCAGCGATCGATGCGATGGCAGCGGCAGCGGAGGCCGTTCGGCCGGGGGCAATCGTCGGGATCGAGTCGAGGGGGTTTCTCTTCGGAGCACCGCTGGCCGATCGGCTGGGGCTGCCGTTCGTTCCCATCCGGAAGGAGGGGAAGCTGCCGGCCGCACGGCTGACCGTCGAGTATGCGCTGGAATACGGTGAGTCGCGGCTGGACATCCACCAGGACGCGCTCGAGCCGGGCACCGCGGCGTACATCGTCGACGACGTGCTGGCAACCGGGGGAACGGCGCTGGCAGCGGCGAAGCTGGTCGAATTGCTGGGCGCGAACGTGGCCGGGGCAGGGTTCCTCATCGAACTTGCCGGGCTGGGCGGGCGGGAGCGGCTCGCCGGGTACCGTGTCGATACGCTGATGACGTTCGAGGAAGCGTGA
- the mtnA gene encoding S-methyl-5-thioribose-1-phosphate isomerase: MAAPFPVIALERPALRVLDQSRLPHEEHWLTIGDLETLEEAIRSLRVRGAPLLGLCGAAGVAIAAERDPGEAAIREAAARIGRVRPTAVELATGAACCAAAVLGQAAEERAAAAWAFCAAYLARRQAEDEAIARNGLTVLPPGDVLTHCNTGTLATGGIGTALGVVRAAFAAGRLARCYVTETRPLLQGARLTTWELVKSGIPAVLLPDTAAAALAASGRVSAVVTGADRIALNGDTANKVGTLGLALAAAHAGVPFFIAAPVSTIDPGCADGSAIPIEFRSAEEVGGFGGQRWSPDGVDAWNPAFDVTPASLIAAIITERGVVRPPYGPGLQALVAHTPAGFGT; encoded by the coding sequence GTGGCTGCGCCATTTCCGGTTATCGCGCTGGAGCGACCGGCGCTGCGGGTGCTCGACCAGTCGCGCCTGCCGCACGAGGAGCACTGGCTGACGATCGGGGACCTCGAGACGCTGGAGGAGGCGATCCGGAGCCTGCGTGTGCGGGGAGCGCCCCTGCTGGGGCTGTGCGGGGCGGCCGGGGTGGCGATTGCAGCCGAGCGGGACCCCGGCGAGGCGGCGATCCGGGAGGCGGCAGCGCGCATTGGGCGGGTCAGGCCCACCGCGGTTGAGCTGGCAACGGGTGCGGCGTGCTGCGCGGCAGCGGTGCTGGGCCAGGCGGCGGAAGAGCGCGCGGCAGCAGCCTGGGCGTTTTGCGCGGCGTACCTGGCCCGGCGGCAGGCCGAAGACGAGGCGATTGCGCGGAACGGGCTGACAGTCCTCCCGCCGGGCGACGTGCTCACCCACTGCAACACCGGGACGCTCGCCACCGGAGGCATCGGAACGGCGCTGGGCGTGGTCAGGGCAGCCTTTGCTGCGGGGCGGCTGGCGCGCTGCTACGTGACGGAGACGCGTCCGCTGCTCCAGGGTGCGCGCCTGACGACGTGGGAGCTTGTGAAGTCCGGCATCCCGGCCGTGCTGCTGCCGGATACGGCGGCCGCTGCGCTGGCGGCCTCGGGGAGGGTGTCGGCTGTCGTGACCGGTGCGGACCGGATTGCGCTGAACGGTGACACAGCGAACAAGGTCGGCACGCTCGGGCTGGCGCTGGCGGCTGCGCACGCAGGGGTCCCGTTTTTCATCGCGGCGCCGGTGAGCACGATCGACCCGGGGTGCGCGGATGGTTCGGCCATCCCGATCGAGTTCCGCAGCGCGGAGGAGGTCGGGGGATTCGGGGGCCAGCGCTGGAGCCCGGACGGGGTCGATGCGTGGAACCCCGCGTTCGACGTGACGCCGGCGAGTCTGATCGCGGCGATCATCACCGAGCGGGGCGTCGTCCGGCCGCCGTACGGCCCCGGGCTCCAGGCGCTGGTCGCACACACACCTGCGGGGTTTGGCACATGA
- the mtnP gene encoding S-methyl-5'-thioadenosine phosphorylase, which translates to MTAERIPLAVIGGSGFYEMPGLTDIEEVEVETPYGAPSDRIRIGTLEGTRVAFLARHGRRHTILPSELPQRANFWALKSLGVERVISVSAVGSLREWLAPGHLVVPSQLIDRTWGRPSTFFGDGLVAHISFAEPFCARMRAAALEAALAAGATVHDGGVYVVMQGPAFSTRAESELHRAWGADLIGMTALPEAKLAREAELCYATLACVTDYDCWHETEEAVDAATVFATLQRNVAVSQHAVRQLVQRLPERSGCPCATALDAAIVGGREAVPAEVRERLAPILARWLGGSR; encoded by the coding sequence ATGACCGCGGAACGGATACCGCTGGCGGTGATCGGCGGGTCCGGCTTCTACGAGATGCCGGGGCTGACGGACATCGAGGAGGTGGAGGTCGAGACGCCGTACGGTGCGCCGAGCGACCGGATTCGCATCGGCACGCTGGAGGGCACGCGGGTCGCGTTCCTGGCCCGGCACGGCCGACGGCACACGATCCTGCCTTCGGAGCTGCCGCAGCGGGCGAATTTCTGGGCGCTGAAGTCGCTCGGTGTGGAGCGGGTGATTTCAGTGTCGGCGGTCGGGAGCCTGCGGGAGTGGCTGGCCCCGGGGCACCTGGTGGTGCCGTCGCAGCTCATCGACCGGACGTGGGGCCGGCCCTCGACGTTCTTCGGCGACGGACTGGTCGCGCACATCAGCTTCGCGGAACCGTTCTGTGCGCGGATGCGGGCCGCCGCGCTGGAGGCCGCGCTGGCGGCCGGGGCGACGGTCCACGACGGCGGCGTGTACGTGGTGATGCAGGGTCCGGCGTTCTCGACACGGGCGGAGAGCGAGCTGCACCGGGCATGGGGCGCAGACCTCATCGGCATGACGGCGCTGCCGGAGGCGAAGCTGGCGCGCGAGGCGGAGCTCTGCTACGCGACGCTCGCCTGTGTGACGGATTACGATTGCTGGCATGAGACCGAGGAGGCGGTCGATGCCGCGACCGTGTTCGCGACACTGCAGAGGAACGTTGCGGTGAGCCAGCACGCGGTCCGCCAGCTGGTGCAGCGGCTGCCCGAGCGGAGCGGCTGCCCGTGCGCAACGGCGCTCGATGCGGCCATCGTGGGCGGGCGTGAGGCGGTGCCTGCGGAGGTGCGCGAGCGGCTGGCGCCGATCCTTGCGCGGTGGCTCGGGGGCAGCAGATGA
- a CDS encoding PfkB family carbohydrate kinase, protein MSLLVAGWVAIDEIETPFERREGSLGGSATCAALAASLFTEVRLLAAVGEDFPDAMRKALERPGIDLAGLEVVAGGETSRWGGRYHYDMNSRDTLYTVLGVNANWEPKLPAGWEDSTALFAAAGDPVLQQRLMAMVPGARARMVDTIKFFIDGARDELMKAIRAADFVSINESEARELAGVPSIARAGRALLDGGTRAVIIKLGEYGAAYISGEDYFVAPGYPLEEVVDPTGAGDAFAGGFLGYLDSVATVNQREIRRAIIYGSTVASFCVEGFGPSRLLTLERDEVEQRYRQFRALTHFEVDG, encoded by the coding sequence ATGAGCCTCCTTGTCGCGGGATGGGTGGCGATCGACGAGATCGAGACGCCCTTCGAGCGGCGGGAGGGCTCGCTCGGCGGGTCGGCGACGTGCGCGGCGCTCGCGGCATCGCTTTTCACCGAGGTCCGGCTCCTGGCGGCGGTCGGCGAGGACTTCCCGGACGCAATGCGGAAGGCGCTCGAGCGGCCGGGCATCGACCTTGCCGGGCTGGAGGTCGTGGCGGGCGGCGAGACGAGCCGGTGGGGCGGCCGCTACCACTACGACATGAACAGCCGCGACACGCTGTACACCGTGCTGGGCGTGAACGCGAACTGGGAGCCGAAGCTGCCGGCGGGGTGGGAGGATTCGACTGCGCTGTTCGCAGCGGCCGGCGACCCGGTGCTGCAGCAGCGGCTGATGGCGATGGTTCCAGGCGCCCGGGCGCGGATGGTGGACACCATCAAGTTCTTCATCGACGGCGCGCGGGATGAGCTGATGAAGGCGATCCGGGCGGCCGATTTCGTGTCTATCAACGAGAGCGAGGCGCGGGAGCTGGCCGGCGTGCCGAGTATCGCCAGAGCAGGGCGGGCGCTTCTCGACGGAGGCACCAGGGCGGTGATTATTAAGCTCGGCGAATACGGCGCGGCGTACATCAGCGGCGAAGACTACTTTGTGGCCCCGGGCTACCCCCTCGAGGAGGTCGTCGACCCGACCGGGGCGGGCGATGCGTTTGCCGGCGGCTTCCTGGGCTACCTCGATTCGGTGGCGACCGTGAACCAGCGGGAGATTCGGAGGGCGATCATCTACGGGTCGACCGTGGCGTCATTCTGCGTCGAAGGATTCGGGCCGTCGCGCCTGCTGACGCTCGAGCGGGACGAGGTGGAGCAGCGGTACCGCCAGTTCCGCGCGCTGACGCACTTCGAGGTCGACGGCTGA
- a CDS encoding GNAT family N-acetyltransferase produces the protein MAERELRLQGVPARRLDYVVRQLRDPDEIRPLLRARVEYTAYALGQLEPELFARTQWYLARGTTGVGLVLHSRGGLGDATFVMGDPDAVHATLSIHPGTAQTYVTCQPQHLDVLKRVYRLATQQPMVRMVVTRERFRPVREPEAVPLSGFDIRKINALYGSENGPSYYIPEHIDTGVYRGVVAEGRLVAIAGTHVVSRQEGVAVVGNVFTHPAYRGRGYATAATSAVTEALLDYCDYVVLTVDPRNTPAVAAYVRLGYREACQLLEASATRRDPSGLGASLRRLRAAIRGRKYDGAFVTLHD, from the coding sequence ATGGCGGAGCGCGAGCTGCGGCTGCAGGGGGTTCCGGCTCGGCGGCTGGACTACGTGGTGCGGCAGCTGCGCGACCCCGACGAAATCCGGCCGCTGCTGCGGGCGCGGGTGGAGTACACCGCGTATGCGCTGGGCCAGCTGGAGCCGGAGCTGTTCGCGCGGACGCAGTGGTACCTCGCTCGGGGGACGACGGGGGTGGGGCTGGTGCTGCACAGCCGGGGCGGGCTGGGCGATGCCACCTTCGTGATGGGCGACCCGGACGCGGTGCATGCGACACTCTCGATTCACCCGGGCACGGCGCAAACGTACGTCACCTGCCAGCCGCAGCACCTCGATGTGCTGAAGCGGGTCTACCGACTGGCGACGCAGCAGCCGATGGTGCGGATGGTGGTGACGCGCGAGCGGTTTCGGCCCGTGCGGGAGCCCGAGGCAGTCCCGCTCAGCGGTTTCGACATCCGGAAGATCAACGCCCTGTACGGGAGCGAGAACGGGCCGAGCTACTACATCCCCGAGCACATCGATACGGGGGTGTACCGGGGGGTCGTGGCGGAGGGGCGGCTGGTGGCCATTGCCGGGACGCACGTCGTTTCGCGGCAGGAGGGCGTGGCCGTGGTTGGGAATGTGTTCACGCACCCTGCGTACCGCGGGCGGGGGTATGCGACGGCGGCAACGAGCGCAGTGACGGAGGCGCTGCTCGACTACTGTGATTATGTCGTGCTGACGGTTGACCCGAGGAACACGCCTGCGGTCGCGGCGTACGTCCGGCTGGGCTACCGGGAGGCGTGCCAGCTGCTGGAGGCGAGCGCGACGCGGCGGGACCCCTCGGGGCTGGGGGCAAGCCTGCGGAGGCTTCGTGCCGCTATCCGGGGCCGGAAGTATGATGGTGCTTTCGTAACTCTGCACGATTAG